A genome region from Platichthys flesus chromosome 12, fPlaFle2.1, whole genome shotgun sequence includes the following:
- the phactr2 gene encoding phosphatase and actin regulator 2 isoform X2 — protein MGQTAVSAVAKPASVDGLEKSSSLASCDVVVDSAANTQNAPATRQQRGKLSSLGKLFKPWKWRKKKTSDKFQDLSKVLERKISTRQTREELIKKGVLIAEQEEANNSQNLNGHATSSVTSEEVKVDIESPEVLQEGKASGPGCTAEKTAKSSHPKKTGGTAKATAASTSTSNPRSRASKDAVAAAQVEGKDAKTKQKSCIHLPQKPTTETPSPPGGSKASPPSSDTKPVSSKALGNETEGAASQSAPSASAGGEENHKSLAPESAVQPPHVNTDTEDTSFTEVETETCSQGEKRERTGGEEEKKKGETDSAAETSPRSAEGRAEKPQGLSVKTDQAEVTVIPDRPRDSQASDSDSDGPILYRDEEEDDEEDDEYTNSSLASKIRRRDTLNIKLRNRPSMRELEDKNILPRSSETERLELRQKIGSKLVRRLSQRPTTEELEQRNILKQKNDLEAQEARQEIKRRLSRKLSVRPTVAELVARRILCFNEYVEVTDAKDYDRRADKPWTRLTPADKAAIRKELNEFKSREMEVHEDSKQFTRFHRP, from the exons TTGATGGGTTGGAGAAGTCATCATCGTTGGCCAGCTGCGACGTGGTGGTGGACAGCGCCGCCAATACCCAGAATGCCCCTGCAACGCGGCAGCAGCGAGGCAAGCTGTCGTCACTAGGGAAGCTGTTCAAGCCCTggaagtggaggaagaagaagaccaGTGACAAGTTCCAGGATCTTTCCAAAG TTCTAGAGAGAAAAATCTCCACCAGACAAACGAGGGAGGAGCTGATCAAGAAAGGAGTTCTCATCGCCGAACAAG AAGAAGCAAACAACAGTCAAAATCTCAACGGCCACGCCACGTCCAGCGTGACGTCGGAGGAGGTCAAAGTTGACATCGAGTCACCAGAGGTGCTGCAAGAGGGAAAGGCCTCTGGGCCTGGCTGCACCGCGGAGAAAACAG CTAAATCCtcccatccaaagaagacaggAGGAACTGCAAAGGCCACCgccgcctccacctccacctccaaccCTCGCTCTCGTGCATCTAAGGATGCGGTTGCTGCAGCACAGGTCGAGGGAAAAGATGCAAAGACCAAGCAGAAATCATGCATTCACTTACCTCAAAAGCCCACCACAGAGACTCCTAGTCCGCCTGGGGGGTCAAAGGCCTCGCCCCCTTCCTCAGACACGAAGCCCGTCTCATCCAAAGCCTTGGGCAATGAGACGGAGGGAGCTGCTTCCCAGTCTGCTCCCAGTGCATCCGCTGGGGGCGAGGAGAATCACAAAAGTCTGGCTCCTGAATCTGCAGTCCAACCTCCTCATGTCAACACTGATACAGAGGACACTTCCTTCACAGAGGTAGAGACGGAGACCTGCTCCCagggggagaaaagggagagaacaggaggagaggaagaaaagaagaaaggagaaaCCGATTCTGCTGCGGAGACCAGTCCCAG GTCAGCTGAGGGCCGAGCTGAGAAGCCCCAGGGCCTGAGTGTGAAAACAGACCAGGCCGAGGTGACGGTGATCCCTGATAGGCCGAGAGACAGCCAAGCTAGTGACTCCGACTCCGACGGTCCAATCCTGTAccgggatgaggaggaagacgacGAGGAGGATGACGAGTACACAAATA GTTCTCTGGCCAGTAAGATCCGCCGGCGGGACACGCTGAACATCAAGCTCAGGAACCGGCCCAGCatgagggagctggaggacaaGAACATTCTGCCCCGGAGCTCTGAGACGGAGAGACTAGAGCTCCGGCAGAAGATAGGCAGCAAACTagtcag ACGCCTGAGCCAAAGACCCaccacagaggagctggagcagagaaACATCCTCAAGC AAAAGAATGATCTGGAGGCGCAAGAAGCCAGGCAAGAGATTAAAAGGAGGCTCTCCAGAAAG ttgaGTGTGAGACCCACAGTGGCCGAGCTCGTCGCCCGTAGGATCCTTTGCTTTAATGAGTACGTGGAGGTAACAGACGCCAAGGATTACGACCGGCGGGCTGACAAACCCTGGACACGGCTTACTCCTGCTGACAAG GCTGCCATTCGGAAGGAGCTGAATGAGTTTAAGAGCCGGGAGATGGAGGTTCATGAAGACAGCAAACAGTTCACCAG ATTCCATCGGCCCTAG
- the phactr2 gene encoding phosphatase and actin regulator 2 isoform X1 — translation MGEEEDTHPDMKHFALLWPLPRLRSHSDTSGFRSRVMTRLRGARSVDGLEKSSSLASCDVVVDSAANTQNAPATRQQRGKLSSLGKLFKPWKWRKKKTSDKFQDLSKVLERKISTRQTREELIKKGVLIAEQEEANNSQNLNGHATSSVTSEEVKVDIESPEVLQEGKASGPGCTAEKTAKSSHPKKTGGTAKATAASTSTSNPRSRASKDAVAAAQVEGKDAKTKQKSCIHLPQKPTTETPSPPGGSKASPPSSDTKPVSSKALGNETEGAASQSAPSASAGGEENHKSLAPESAVQPPHVNTDTEDTSFTEVETETCSQGEKRERTGGEEEKKKGETDSAAETSPRSAEGRAEKPQGLSVKTDQAEVTVIPDRPRDSQASDSDSDGPILYRDEEEDDEEDDEYTNSSLASKIRRRDTLNIKLRNRPSMRELEDKNILPRSSETERLELRQKIGSKLVRRLSQRPTTEELEQRNILKQKNDLEAQEARQEIKRRLSRKLSVRPTVAELVARRILCFNEYVEVTDAKDYDRRADKPWTRLTPADKAAIRKELNEFKSREMEVHEDSKQFTRFHRP, via the exons TTGATGGGTTGGAGAAGTCATCATCGTTGGCCAGCTGCGACGTGGTGGTGGACAGCGCCGCCAATACCCAGAATGCCCCTGCAACGCGGCAGCAGCGAGGCAAGCTGTCGTCACTAGGGAAGCTGTTCAAGCCCTggaagtggaggaagaagaagaccaGTGACAAGTTCCAGGATCTTTCCAAAG TTCTAGAGAGAAAAATCTCCACCAGACAAACGAGGGAGGAGCTGATCAAGAAAGGAGTTCTCATCGCCGAACAAG AAGAAGCAAACAACAGTCAAAATCTCAACGGCCACGCCACGTCCAGCGTGACGTCGGAGGAGGTCAAAGTTGACATCGAGTCACCAGAGGTGCTGCAAGAGGGAAAGGCCTCTGGGCCTGGCTGCACCGCGGAGAAAACAG CTAAATCCtcccatccaaagaagacaggAGGAACTGCAAAGGCCACCgccgcctccacctccacctccaaccCTCGCTCTCGTGCATCTAAGGATGCGGTTGCTGCAGCACAGGTCGAGGGAAAAGATGCAAAGACCAAGCAGAAATCATGCATTCACTTACCTCAAAAGCCCACCACAGAGACTCCTAGTCCGCCTGGGGGGTCAAAGGCCTCGCCCCCTTCCTCAGACACGAAGCCCGTCTCATCCAAAGCCTTGGGCAATGAGACGGAGGGAGCTGCTTCCCAGTCTGCTCCCAGTGCATCCGCTGGGGGCGAGGAGAATCACAAAAGTCTGGCTCCTGAATCTGCAGTCCAACCTCCTCATGTCAACACTGATACAGAGGACACTTCCTTCACAGAGGTAGAGACGGAGACCTGCTCCCagggggagaaaagggagagaacaggaggagaggaagaaaagaagaaaggagaaaCCGATTCTGCTGCGGAGACCAGTCCCAG GTCAGCTGAGGGCCGAGCTGAGAAGCCCCAGGGCCTGAGTGTGAAAACAGACCAGGCCGAGGTGACGGTGATCCCTGATAGGCCGAGAGACAGCCAAGCTAGTGACTCCGACTCCGACGGTCCAATCCTGTAccgggatgaggaggaagacgacGAGGAGGATGACGAGTACACAAATA GTTCTCTGGCCAGTAAGATCCGCCGGCGGGACACGCTGAACATCAAGCTCAGGAACCGGCCCAGCatgagggagctggaggacaaGAACATTCTGCCCCGGAGCTCTGAGACGGAGAGACTAGAGCTCCGGCAGAAGATAGGCAGCAAACTagtcag ACGCCTGAGCCAAAGACCCaccacagaggagctggagcagagaaACATCCTCAAGC AAAAGAATGATCTGGAGGCGCAAGAAGCCAGGCAAGAGATTAAAAGGAGGCTCTCCAGAAAG ttgaGTGTGAGACCCACAGTGGCCGAGCTCGTCGCCCGTAGGATCCTTTGCTTTAATGAGTACGTGGAGGTAACAGACGCCAAGGATTACGACCGGCGGGCTGACAAACCCTGGACACGGCTTACTCCTGCTGACAAG GCTGCCATTCGGAAGGAGCTGAATGAGTTTAAGAGCCGGGAGATGGAGGTTCATGAAGACAGCAAACAGTTCACCAG ATTCCATCGGCCCTAG
- the sf3b5 gene encoding splicing factor 3B subunit 5, translating into MTDRYNIHSQLEHLQSKYIGTGHADTSKWEWLVNQHRDSYCSYMGHFDLLNYFSVAENESKARVRFNLMEKMLQPCGPPTDKPDDA; encoded by the coding sequence ATGACGGACCGCTACAACATCCACAGCCAGCTGGAGCATCTCCAGTCCAAGTACATCGGCACCGGCCACGCCGACACCAGCAAGTGGGAATGGCTGGTGAACCAGCACCGGGACTCCTACTGCTCCTACATGGGACATTTCGACCTGCTCAACTACTTCTCCGTGGCCGAGAACGAGAGCAAGGCGCGGGTCCGCTTCAACCTGATGGAGAAGATGCTGCAGCCATGCGGGCCTCCAACAGACAAGCCTGACGATGCCTAG
- the phactr2 gene encoding phosphatase and actin regulator 2 isoform X3: MEHDVDGLEKSSSLASCDVVVDSAANTQNAPATRQQRGKLSSLGKLFKPWKWRKKKTSDKFQDLSKVLERKISTRQTREELIKKGVLIAEQEEANNSQNLNGHATSSVTSEEVKVDIESPEVLQEGKASGPGCTAEKTAKSSHPKKTGGTAKATAASTSTSNPRSRASKDAVAAAQVEGKDAKTKQKSCIHLPQKPTTETPSPPGGSKASPPSSDTKPVSSKALGNETEGAASQSAPSASAGGEENHKSLAPESAVQPPHVNTDTEDTSFTEVETETCSQGEKRERTGGEEEKKKGETDSAAETSPRSAEGRAEKPQGLSVKTDQAEVTVIPDRPRDSQASDSDSDGPILYRDEEEDDEEDDEYTNSSLASKIRRRDTLNIKLRNRPSMRELEDKNILPRSSETERLELRQKIGSKLVRRLSQRPTTEELEQRNILKQKNDLEAQEARQEIKRRLSRKLSVRPTVAELVARRILCFNEYVEVTDAKDYDRRADKPWTRLTPADKAAIRKELNEFKSREMEVHEDSKQFTRFHRP; this comes from the exons TTGATGGGTTGGAGAAGTCATCATCGTTGGCCAGCTGCGACGTGGTGGTGGACAGCGCCGCCAATACCCAGAATGCCCCTGCAACGCGGCAGCAGCGAGGCAAGCTGTCGTCACTAGGGAAGCTGTTCAAGCCCTggaagtggaggaagaagaagaccaGTGACAAGTTCCAGGATCTTTCCAAAG TTCTAGAGAGAAAAATCTCCACCAGACAAACGAGGGAGGAGCTGATCAAGAAAGGAGTTCTCATCGCCGAACAAG AAGAAGCAAACAACAGTCAAAATCTCAACGGCCACGCCACGTCCAGCGTGACGTCGGAGGAGGTCAAAGTTGACATCGAGTCACCAGAGGTGCTGCAAGAGGGAAAGGCCTCTGGGCCTGGCTGCACCGCGGAGAAAACAG CTAAATCCtcccatccaaagaagacaggAGGAACTGCAAAGGCCACCgccgcctccacctccacctccaaccCTCGCTCTCGTGCATCTAAGGATGCGGTTGCTGCAGCACAGGTCGAGGGAAAAGATGCAAAGACCAAGCAGAAATCATGCATTCACTTACCTCAAAAGCCCACCACAGAGACTCCTAGTCCGCCTGGGGGGTCAAAGGCCTCGCCCCCTTCCTCAGACACGAAGCCCGTCTCATCCAAAGCCTTGGGCAATGAGACGGAGGGAGCTGCTTCCCAGTCTGCTCCCAGTGCATCCGCTGGGGGCGAGGAGAATCACAAAAGTCTGGCTCCTGAATCTGCAGTCCAACCTCCTCATGTCAACACTGATACAGAGGACACTTCCTTCACAGAGGTAGAGACGGAGACCTGCTCCCagggggagaaaagggagagaacaggaggagaggaagaaaagaagaaaggagaaaCCGATTCTGCTGCGGAGACCAGTCCCAG GTCAGCTGAGGGCCGAGCTGAGAAGCCCCAGGGCCTGAGTGTGAAAACAGACCAGGCCGAGGTGACGGTGATCCCTGATAGGCCGAGAGACAGCCAAGCTAGTGACTCCGACTCCGACGGTCCAATCCTGTAccgggatgaggaggaagacgacGAGGAGGATGACGAGTACACAAATA GTTCTCTGGCCAGTAAGATCCGCCGGCGGGACACGCTGAACATCAAGCTCAGGAACCGGCCCAGCatgagggagctggaggacaaGAACATTCTGCCCCGGAGCTCTGAGACGGAGAGACTAGAGCTCCGGCAGAAGATAGGCAGCAAACTagtcag ACGCCTGAGCCAAAGACCCaccacagaggagctggagcagagaaACATCCTCAAGC AAAAGAATGATCTGGAGGCGCAAGAAGCCAGGCAAGAGATTAAAAGGAGGCTCTCCAGAAAG ttgaGTGTGAGACCCACAGTGGCCGAGCTCGTCGCCCGTAGGATCCTTTGCTTTAATGAGTACGTGGAGGTAACAGACGCCAAGGATTACGACCGGCGGGCTGACAAACCCTGGACACGGCTTACTCCTGCTGACAAG GCTGCCATTCGGAAGGAGCTGAATGAGTTTAAGAGCCGGGAGATGGAGGTTCATGAAGACAGCAAACAGTTCACCAG ATTCCATCGGCCCTAG